A window from Pongo abelii isolate AG06213 chromosome 6, NHGRI_mPonAbe1-v2.0_pri, whole genome shotgun sequence encodes these proteins:
- the IFT22 gene encoding intraflagellar transport protein 22 homolog isoform X1 yields the protein MLKAKILFVGPCESGKTVLANFLTESSDVTEYSPTQGVRILEFENPHVTSNNKGTGCEFELWDCGGDAKFESCWPALMKDAHGVVIVFNADIPSHRKEMEMWYSCFVQQPSLQDTQCMLIAHHKPGSGDDKGSLSLSPPLNKLKLVHSNLEDDPEEIRMEFIKYLKSIINSMSESRDREEMSIMT from the exons ATGCTGAAGGCCAAGATCCTCTTCGTGGGGCCTTGCGAG AGTGGAAAAACTGTTTTGGCCAACTTTCTGACAGAATCTTCTGACGTCACTGAATACAGCCCAACCCAAGGAGTGAG gaTCCTAGAATTTGAGAACCCGCATGTTACCAGCAACAACAAAGGCACGGGCTGTGAATTCGAGCTATGGGACTGTGGTGGCGATGCTAA GTTCGAGTCCTGCTGGCCAGCCCTGATGAAGGATGCTCATGGAGTGGTGATCGTCTTCAATGCTGACATCCCAAGCCACAGGAAGGAAATGGAGATGTGGTATTCCTGCTTTGTCCAACAGCCGTCTTTACAGGACACACAGTGTATGCTAATTGCACACCACAAACCAGGCTCTGGAGATGATAAAGGAAGCCTGTCTTTGT CGCCACCCTTGAACAAGCTGAAGCTGGTGCACTCAAACCTGGAAGATGACCCTGAGGAGATCCGGATGGAATtcataaagtatttaaaaagcaTAATCAACTCCATGTCTGAGAGCAGAGACAGGGAGGAGATGTCAATTATGACCTAG
- the IFT22 gene encoding intraflagellar transport protein 22 homolog isoform X2, translating into MLKAKILFVGPCESGKTVLANFLTESSDVTEYSPTQGVRFESCWPALMKDAHGVVIVFNADIPSHRKEMEMWYSCFVQQPSLQDTQCMLIAHHKPGSGDDKGSLSLSPPLNKLKLVHSNLEDDPEEIRMEFIKYLKSIINSMSESRDREEMSIMT; encoded by the exons ATGCTGAAGGCCAAGATCCTCTTCGTGGGGCCTTGCGAG AGTGGAAAAACTGTTTTGGCCAACTTTCTGACAGAATCTTCTGACGTCACTGAATACAGCCCAACCCAAGGAGTGAG GTTCGAGTCCTGCTGGCCAGCCCTGATGAAGGATGCTCATGGAGTGGTGATCGTCTTCAATGCTGACATCCCAAGCCACAGGAAGGAAATGGAGATGTGGTATTCCTGCTTTGTCCAACAGCCGTCTTTACAGGACACACAGTGTATGCTAATTGCACACCACAAACCAGGCTCTGGAGATGATAAAGGAAGCCTGTCTTTGT CGCCACCCTTGAACAAGCTGAAGCTGGTGCACTCAAACCTGGAAGATGACCCTGAGGAGATCCGGATGGAATtcataaagtatttaaaaagcaTAATCAACTCCATGTCTGAGAGCAGAGACAGGGAGGAGATGTCAATTATGACCTAG
- the IFT22 gene encoding intraflagellar transport protein 22 homolog isoform X3 — MKDAHGVVIVFNADIPSHRKEMEMWYSCFVQQPSLQDTQCMLIAHHKPGSGDDKGSLSLSPPLNKLKLVHSNLEDDPEEIRMEFIKYLKSIINSMSESRDREEMSIMT, encoded by the exons ATGAAGGATGCTCATGGAGTGGTGATCGTCTTCAATGCTGACATCCCAAGCCACAGGAAGGAAATGGAGATGTGGTATTCCTGCTTTGTCCAACAGCCGTCTTTACAGGACACACAGTGTATGCTAATTGCACACCACAAACCAGGCTCTGGAGATGATAAAGGAAGCCTGTCTTTGT CGCCACCCTTGAACAAGCTGAAGCTGGTGCACTCAAACCTGGAAGATGACCCTGAGGAGATCCGGATGGAATtcataaagtatttaaaaagcaTAATCAACTCCATGTCTGAGAGCAGAGACAGGGAGGAGATGTCAATTATGACCTAG